The stretch of DNA GCAGGCTTTCTTTCAGAATTAGAGATCCCTGTAGCATACCTGCATTCTGGAATAGAAACTGCAGAACGCACCCAAATCCTTACCGATCTACGGTCAGGTAGTATTGATGTGTTGATTGGAGTTAACCTTCTACGTGAAGGACTCGATCTTCCCGAGGTCTCTTTAGTTGCCATCTTAGATGCTGATAAAGAGGGCTTTTTAAGAAGCACGTCATCTCTAATTCAGTTTTGTGGAAGAGCAGCTAGAAATATCAATGGCAAAGTCATTTTCTATGCTGATCAAAAAACACGCTCGATAGAAGAGACCCTTCGAGAAACCGAACGCCGCCGTCAAATACAGTTAGATTACAATAAAGAGCATAACATTATTCCTAAGCCAATTATAAAGGCCATTTTTGCTAACCCTATTGGACAGACCTCTAATAAAGAGGCAAAGTCTCCTAAAGAATCTAAAAAACCTGTATCTAAAGAAGATCTCGAAGAGCAAATCAAGAAATATGAAACACTCATGCAGCTTGCTGCTAAGGAATTTCGATTCGATGAAGCTGTAAAGTACCGAGACGCCATGCAAGCTTGCAAAGAACAGCTTCTATATCTCTTCTAAGAGCATTTCTAATCTCGATGTTAAAGAATATTCCTCCCCAAATTTATCTATTTTTGTCATTATGAGTTTCATATGAATCCGTTGAATCCGTAGATTCTTATTTTAGAACTGACACGATTCAGGAAGCAGAGCAGGATCAGTATATTCACATGCGATTCAGCTCTTAGCAAAGTCTTAAAAAGAGATAGGAATTATGTTTGAAGCTGTCATTGCCGATGTCCAAGCTAGAGAAATTTTGGATTCTCGAGGATACCCCACGTTACATGTTAAAGTAACCACCAGCACAGGTTCTGTTGGAGAAGCTTGCGTACCTTCAGGAGCATCCACAGGGAAAAAAGAAGCTTTAGAGTTGCGTGATGCAGATTCTTCTCGTTACCAGGGTAAAGGAGTTCTGCAAGCTGTAAAAAATGTAAATGAAGTTCTTCTTCCTCTTGTCAAGGGATATAATGTTTACGAGCAATCATTAATTGATTCTCTCATGATGGATTCTGATGGTTCTTCGAACAAAGAAAATCTAGGAGCCAACGCTATTTTAGGAGTCTCTCTAGCAACAGCACACGCAGCAGCAGCAACAATGCAAAGACCTCTCTATCGTTATTTAGGAGGCTGTTTTGCCTGTAGTCTTCCCTGTCCTATGATGAATCTAATCAATGGGGGCATGCATGCTGATAATGGCTTGGAGTTCCAAGAATTTATGATTCGTCCCATTGGAGCATCTTCCATAAAAGAAGCGATCAGCAAGGGAGCTGATGTTTTTCATACGTTGAAAAAATTACTCCATGAGAGAGGCCTTTCTACTGGAGTGGGTGACGAAGGAGGCTTTGCCCCCAATCTTGGTTCTAACGAAGAAGCTTTGGAGCTCCTATTGCTGGCTATCGAACAAGCAGGCTTTACTCCAGGAAAAGATATATCCCTGGCATTAGATTGCGCTGCGTCCTCATTTTATAATGTAAAAACA from Candidatus Chlamydia corallus encodes:
- the eno gene encoding phosphopyruvate hydratase, translating into MFEAVIADVQAREILDSRGYPTLHVKVTTSTGSVGEACVPSGASTGKKEALELRDADSSRYQGKGVLQAVKNVNEVLLPLVKGYNVYEQSLIDSLMMDSDGSSNKENLGANAILGVSLATAHAAAATMQRPLYRYLGGCFACSLPCPMMNLINGGMHADNGLEFQEFMIRPIGASSIKEAISKGADVFHTLKKLLHERGLSTGVGDEGGFAPNLGSNEEALELLLLAIEQAGFTPGKDISLALDCAASSFYNVKTGTYDGRHYEEQIEILTSLCDRYPIDSIEDGLAEEDYEGWALLTEVLGERVQIVGDDLFVTNPELILDGITSGLANSVLIKPNQIGTLTETAYAIKLAQMAGYTTIISHRSGETTDTTIADLAVAFNAGQIKTGSLSRSERIAKYNRLMEIEEELGSEGVFTDSNVFAYEDTQE